Proteins encoded by one window of Sulfurospirillum barnesii SES-3:
- a CDS encoding phosphoethanolamine transferase, whose amino-acid sequence MATLLVHFKTQKIIFLLAIALSALFNFTFFSKLYTFALAEHNYIVALSAPFVLILLYIFAANVLLLFTHRLSFRIGVALLVFISALSSYFMDSFGTIIDKDMLINVLQTDSYEALSLITPKLILYSVLASVCAYWILFKVRIHFRAYTVEMVQKALVALVCFVLIGGVYMSVSKSYSSFFRNHKEMKMYLNPFFPIASFSKLLYAKLKPKPSFQAIATDAKRLSGEKKKLVVFIVGETARAKNFALGGYEAQTNPLLSKREDIVYLQNFSSCGTATAISLPCMFSKFERKAWDSDKEQYENLVDVLMKTGVRIIWRDNNSGKDKNIAKRINDVVHYQGKAFDEALLQDFQTTLAQNYEDTFVVLHQEGSHGPTYFQRYPEKFKTFTPTCDTQDLEKCSQEEIINTYNNTLVYTDYIIHQTLTLLKANEEQYETTLIYVSDHGESLGENGIYLHGLPYMIAPNEQKHVPALFYFSDKEKEKALHVKRKEPFSHDYLFHTIVSLFNIKTSEYKPSLDLLR is encoded by the coding sequence ATGGCAACCTTGCTCGTCCATTTTAAAACTCAAAAAATTATTTTTCTTCTTGCCATTGCATTAAGCGCTCTTTTTAATTTCACGTTTTTCTCAAAACTCTACACGTTTGCCTTAGCAGAACATAATTACATCGTAGCATTGAGTGCGCCTTTTGTGTTGATACTTCTTTATATCTTTGCTGCTAATGTTTTATTGCTCTTTACACACCGCCTAAGCTTTCGTATTGGTGTGGCGTTATTGGTTTTTATCAGTGCGCTGAGTAGTTATTTTATGGACTCCTTTGGAACCATCATTGACAAAGATATGCTCATCAATGTTTTGCAAACAGACAGCTATGAAGCCCTAAGTCTTATCACGCCAAAACTGATTCTCTATAGTGTGCTAGCAAGCGTTTGTGCCTACTGGATTTTGTTTAAAGTGCGTATTCATTTTAGAGCGTATACCGTAGAGATGGTTCAAAAAGCACTCGTAGCCTTGGTCTGTTTTGTGCTCATTGGTGGGGTTTACATGAGTGTTAGCAAATCGTACAGCTCTTTTTTTAGAAACCACAAAGAGATGAAAATGTACCTCAATCCTTTTTTCCCTATAGCATCTTTTTCCAAACTTCTCTATGCTAAACTCAAACCAAAACCTAGCTTTCAAGCCATTGCAACCGATGCAAAACGCCTCAGTGGTGAAAAGAAAAAATTGGTGGTTTTTATTGTGGGAGAGACCGCACGTGCTAAAAATTTTGCGCTGGGTGGCTATGAGGCACAAACCAACCCACTCCTTTCCAAAAGAGAAGACATTGTTTACCTCCAAAATTTTAGCTCTTGTGGAACAGCTACGGCCATTTCACTGCCGTGCATGTTCTCAAAATTTGAGCGTAAAGCGTGGGATAGCGATAAAGAACAGTATGAAAATCTCGTGGATGTTTTGATGAAAACAGGGGTACGCATCATTTGGAGAGATAACAATTCAGGCAAAGACAAGAACATTGCAAAACGCATCAATGATGTGGTGCACTATCAAGGCAAAGCGTTTGATGAAGCCTTGTTGCAAGATTTTCAAACCACGCTTGCGCAAAACTATGAAGATACGTTTGTTGTTTTGCATCAAGAAGGGAGTCACGGACCAACCTATTTTCAACGTTACCCAGAAAAATTTAAAACCTTTACCCCAACGTGCGATACGCAAGATTTGGAAAAATGTAGCCAAGAGGAGATTATCAATACATACAATAACACCCTTGTTTATACCGATTATATCATTCATCAAACACTCACCCTGCTCAAAGCCAATGAAGAGCAATACGAGACAACCCTTATTTATGTCTCAGACCACGGTGAATCCTTAGGAGAAAATGGCATCTATTTGCATGGACTACCGTATATGATAGCGCCCAATGAACAAAAACACGTCCCTGCGCTCTTCTACTTTAGTGATAAAGAAAAAGAGAAAGCCTTACATGTAAAAAGAAAAGAGCCTTTTTCGCACGATTATCTTTTTCATACAATTGTGAGTCTTTTTAACATTAAAACAAGCGAATACAAACCAAGCCTAGACCTTTTGCGCTAG
- a CDS encoding sensor histidine kinase has protein sequence MKMLFKNLRFRLLLALFVILFAFFYGFGWSVVYTMKKSQERSLEASLKAYAKDLQHDYLERNVKGQIIDFEELKEELDEVKEEFDIPVLYAQLLSYKIASQNPTIIAQSRDLKGESLKLTSKLIENILNDPSQIYFAETRNETLSKHKIYIGTLFLGMHDNQMLLLQCAMPYDKRTPEIEKMEETLWIGLSILLALVLFLASLLLSTSLKNVQKVTDKAKKLSIQDNYMKISKTHIAHEIDDLIETFNTLLEHLQYAYAQVKEFGQNASHELKTPLTIMQGEIEIGLKKERSTQEYQHILHKVAKEVTHLHEVIEKILFLSSSSKNDLMRHFSEVYVDEILMESITEKKEKAQTRGITLVVDALEPLSIQSNALLLKMVVNNLIDNAIKYALGNSSVHLALHGKELRIVNKGTLIDDTELEHIFEPFYRGKRAKKHAQGSGLGLAIVKNILDAHHAHITLTQEKKTNTIILTVQF, from the coding sequence ATGAAAATGCTCTTTAAAAACCTTAGATTTCGCCTTTTATTAGCACTTTTTGTTATCTTATTTGCTTTTTTTTATGGCTTTGGATGGAGCGTTGTTTACACCATGAAAAAATCACAAGAACGCTCGTTGGAAGCTTCGCTAAAAGCCTATGCAAAAGATTTGCAGCATGACTATTTGGAAAGAAATGTTAAGGGGCAAATCATCGATTTTGAGGAACTTAAAGAAGAACTTGATGAAGTCAAAGAAGAGTTTGATATACCTGTGTTGTATGCGCAATTACTGAGCTATAAAATTGCCTCCCAAAACCCTACCATCATTGCGCAATCACGTGATTTAAAAGGGGAGAGCCTTAAACTTACATCCAAACTTATTGAAAATATTCTCAATGACCCTAGCCAAATCTATTTTGCTGAAACACGCAACGAAACACTCAGTAAACATAAAATTTACATTGGAACACTGTTTTTAGGAATGCATGACAATCAAATGCTTTTACTGCAATGTGCCATGCCTTATGATAAACGAACTCCTGAAATTGAAAAGATGGAAGAGACTTTGTGGATTGGCTTATCCATTTTACTTGCCCTTGTCCTTTTTCTTGCCTCTTTACTCCTTTCTACCTCGTTAAAAAATGTTCAAAAGGTCACCGATAAAGCTAAAAAGCTCAGCATTCAAGATAACTATATGAAAATTTCTAAAACACATATTGCTCATGAAATTGATGATTTGATTGAGACGTTTAACACCCTCTTAGAACACCTTCAATATGCCTATGCGCAAGTAAAAGAGTTTGGACAAAATGCTTCGCATGAACTCAAAACGCCCTTAACCATTATGCAAGGAGAAATTGAGATAGGCCTAAAAAAAGAGCGAAGCACGCAAGAATACCAACACATTTTGCATAAAGTTGCCAAAGAGGTAACGCATTTGCATGAGGTAATTGAGAAAATTCTCTTTTTATCCAGCAGTTCTAAAAACGATCTTATGCGCCATTTTAGTGAAGTCTATGTGGATGAAATTTTGATGGAGAGTATTACTGAAAAAAAAGAGAAAGCGCAAACACGAGGCATTACATTAGTAGTAGATGCCCTAGAGCCTCTTAGCATTCAAAGCAATGCTCTGCTCTTAAAAATGGTTGTGAACAATTTAATTGACAATGCCATTAAATATGCGTTGGGAAACTCCTCCGTGCATCTTGCTTTACATGGAAAAGAACTTCGCATTGTCAATAAAGGTACACTCATTGATGATACTGAGCTTGAACACATTTTTGAACCTTTCTATCGGGGAAAACGGGCAAAAAAACATGCACAAGGAAGTGGGCTGGGGCTTGCGATTGTCAAAAATATTCTTGATGCACACCATGCACACATTACGCTTACACAAGAAAAGAAAACAAACACCATTATACTCACCGTACAGTTTTAA
- a CDS encoding GNAT family N-acetyltransferase, with translation MLHVKSITYERVTQQSFEKAQKFIWEQCQLHYGDKIMPERYEALQKRIAKEMSRPECCAIFIALNEKDEVVGVIALSDYDDRIEAIKGRYESKEAAEMSRCYVHEAYRRCGIGVRLFELATSFAKEKGYSMLYLHTHYFLPGGFMFWSAMGFSITLDEGGVWQTVHMERLVEQSALCYA, from the coding sequence ATGTTACATGTAAAGAGTATTACATACGAGCGCGTAACGCAGCAGTCTTTTGAAAAAGCACAAAAATTTATTTGGGAACAGTGTCAACTGCATTACGGGGATAAGATTATGCCAGAGCGTTATGAGGCTTTGCAAAAGCGTATTGCAAAAGAGATGAGTCGTCCTGAGTGCTGTGCCATTTTTATTGCGCTGAATGAAAAAGATGAGGTGGTGGGGGTGATTGCCCTTAGCGATTATGACGATCGCATTGAAGCCATTAAAGGGCGTTATGAAAGCAAAGAAGCAGCGGAGATGAGCCGTTGTTATGTGCACGAAGCGTATCGACGCTGTGGCATTGGTGTGCGTCTTTTTGAATTAGCCACCTCTTTTGCGAAAGAAAAAGGTTATAGCATGCTCTACTTGCATACACACTATTTTCTTCCAGGAGGCTTTATGTTTTGGAGTGCCATGGGGTTTTCCATCACACTCGATGAGGGTGGGGTATGGCAAACGGTACATATGGAGCGTTTGGTCGAACAAAGTGCACTGTGCTATGCGTAA